A part of Antechinus flavipes isolate AdamAnt ecotype Samford, QLD, Australia chromosome 6, AdamAnt_v2, whole genome shotgun sequence genomic DNA contains:
- the LOC127540049 gene encoding olfactory receptor 5B2-like — protein MASMENRSEVNEFVLLGLTEVPELQVPLFIMFTFIYLITLVGNLGIVVLISWDSRLHTPMYFFLCNLSLVDFGYSSAITPKVMAGLLPGGKVISYNGCATQLFFFGAFATTESFLLASMAYDRHAAVCKPLHYTTIMTSTICIYLASGTYICGFVTSSIVTGSTFSLSFCQSNTIHHFFCDVPPLLVLSCSDIHIIESVIFILASINAFFQILVIFTSYLLIFITILKIRSSEGRQKAFSTCASHLTAVSIFYGTIIFMYLQPSASHSMDSDKVWSVFYTMVIPMLNPLVYSLRNKEIKNAFRKAVRRQRFQLDHLFS, from the coding sequence ATGGCATCTATGGAAAACAGATCTGAAGTGAACGAGTTTGTCCTGCTAGGATTAACAGAAGTTCCAGAGCTTCAGGTTCCTCTCTTCATCATGTTCACCTTCATCTACCTCATCACCTTGGTAGGGAACCTTGGAATAGTAGTTCTGATCTCTTGGGATTCTCGTCTTCACACTCCCATGTACTTTTTTCTCTGTAACCTTTCTCTGGTGGATTTTGGCTATTCCTCAGCTATTACTCCCAAGGTGATGGCTGGGCTCCTTCCAGGGGGAAAGGTCATCTCCTACAATGGATGTGCTACACAGTTGTTCTTTTTTGGAGCCTTTGCTACTACTGAAAGTTTCCTCTTAGCCTCCATGGCCTATGATCGCCATGCAGCTGTATGTAAGCCTCTACATTATACCACTATCATGACTTCAACAATATGTATTTATCTAGCCAGTGGTACATATATCTGTGGCTTTGTGACATCCTCCATAGTCACAGGAAGCACATTTAGCCTTTCATTTTGTCAGTCCAACACAATCCATCACTTTTTTTGTGATGTTCCCCCTCTCCTAGTTCTTTCTTGCTCCGATATTCACATAATTGAGTCAGTAATCTTTATCTTAGCATCAATCAATGCCTTTTTCCAAattcttgtcatttttacttCTTACTTGCTAATCTTCATCACCATCTTGAAGATTCGTTCTTCTGAAGGCCGCCAGAAAGCCTTCTCCACCTGTGCTTCCCATCTCACAGCTGTGTCTATATTTTATGGCACAATCATCTTCATGTACCTGCAACCCAGCGCCAGCCATTCAATGGACTCAGACAAAGTTTGGTCAGTGTTCTACACTATGGTCATCCCTATGTTGAACCCTCTGGTCTACAGTCTCAGGAACAAAGAGATCAAGAATGCTTTTAGGAAAGCAGTGAGGAGGCAACGATTTCAGTTAGATCatcttttttcttag